One genomic window of Chrysemys picta bellii isolate R12L10 unplaced genomic scaffold, ASM1138683v2 scaf72, whole genome shotgun sequence includes the following:
- the LOC135977907 gene encoding myb/SANT-like DNA-binding domain-containing protein 2, giving the protein MESSQDRKRAPAWTEREVRDLLAIWGDEAVIAELRSSKRNGKVLEKISKAMKDRGHNRDTQQCRVKIKELRQAYHKAREANGRSGAEPQTCRYYAELHAILGGAATTTPTVCYDSLTGETHREDGSGNEEDDDGGTVGSSQQQGSGETGFPNSQDMFVTLDLEPVTPELTQDPQGTQETSAANVSPSQRLVNIRKRKRKTRDEMFTELQMSAQADRAQQNAWRQSMSEMRKAQHEREERWRAEDDRWRQLADRRQEAMLRLLEHQSDMLERMVELQERQQEQRPPLQPLCNQQPSSPSFIASSPRRPRTRWGGLRPPSHSTPDDRPSIRRLGFNKS; this is encoded by the exons atggagtcctcccaggatcgcaaaagagctccagcatggaccgaacgggaggtacgagatctgctcgccatatggggagatgaagcagtgatagctgaactccgtagcagtaaaagaaatggaaaagtattagaaaagatctccaaggccatgaaggaccgaggccataacagggacacacagcagtgccgcgtgaaaattaaggagctacggcaagcctaccacaaagccagagaagcaaacggaaggtccggggcagagccgcaaacttgccgctactacgcggagctgcatgcgatcctagggggtgcagccaccactaccccaaccgtgtgctatgactctctcactggagaaacacacagggaagacggttcggggaacgaggaagatgacgatggaggtactgtaggtagctcacagcagcaaggaagcggagaaaccggtttccccaacagccaggatatgtttgtgacactggacctggaaccagtaacccccgaactcacccaagaccctcagggcacacaggagacctctg ctgcaaatgtttctccttcgcagaggctcgtgaacattagaaagagaaaacgtaagacgagggacgagatgttcacggagctgcagatgtccgcccaggctgatagagcacagcagaatgcgtggaggcagtcaatgtcggagatgagaaaagcccaacatgaacgagaggagaggtggcgggctgaagacgataggtggcgtcagcttgcagacagacggcaagaggcaatgctccgtctgctggagcatcaaagtgatatgctcgagcgtatggttgagttgcaggaaaggcagcaggagcagagaccgccgctacagcccctgtgtaaccaacagccctcctccccaagtttcatagcctcctcacccagacgcccaagaacacggtgggggggcctccggccacccagtcactccaccccagatgatcgcccaagcatcagaaggctgggcttcaataagagttaa
- the LOC135977904 gene encoding uncharacterized protein LOC135977904, producing the protein MESAQITAAIMSTMNTTRIVLEYMQSQNMPRRNPDQARRRLQRGDESDEEIDMDIDLSQGTGPSNVEIMVSLGQVDTVERRFWARETSTDWWDRIVLQVWDDSQWLRNFRMRKGTFMELCDLLSPALKRQDTKMRAALTVEKRVAIALWKLATPDSYRSVGNQFGVGKSTVGAAVIQFARAMKDLVIARVVTLGNVQSIVDGFAEMGFPNCGGAIDGTHIPILSPEHQATDYVNRKGYFSMLLQALVDHKGRFTNINVGWPGKVHDARVFRNSALFRKLEEGTFFPDQKVTIGDVEMPIVILGDPAYPLMPWLMKPYTGSLDSTQDLFNYRLSKCRMVVECAFGRLKARWRSLLTRSDLSEKNIPIVIAACCALHNICESKGETFMAGWEVEATHLAADYAQPDTRTVRGAQQGAVRIREALKTSFVTGQATV; encoded by the coding sequence atggagtccgctcagatcaccgcggcaattatgagcactatgaacaccacgcgcattgtcctggagtatatgcagagccagaacatgccaaggcgaaacccggaccaggcgaggaggcgattgcagcgcggcgacgagagtgatgaggaaattgacatggacatagacctctcacaaggcacaggccccagcaatgtggaaatcatggtgtcactggggcaggttgataccgtggaacgccgattctgggcccgggaaacaagcacagactggtgggaccgcatcgtgctgcaggtctgggacgattcccagtggctgcgaaactttcgcatgcgtaagggcactttcatggaactttgtgacttgctttcccctgccctgaaacgccaggataccaagatgagagcagccctcacagttgagaagcgagtggcgatagccctgtggaagcttgcaacgccagacagctaccggtcagtcgggaatcaatttggagtgggcaaatctacggtgggggctgctgtgatccaatttgccagggcaatgaaagacctggtgatagcaagggtagtgactctgggcaacgtgcagtcaatagtggatggttttgctgaaatgggattcccaaactgtggcggggccatagacggaacccatatccctatcttgtcaccggagcaccaagccaccgactacgtaaaccgcaaggggtacttttcaatgctgctgcaagccctggtggatcacaagggacgtttcaccaacatcaacgtgggatggccgggaaaggtacatgatgctcgcgtcttcagaaactctgctctgtttcgaaagctggaggaagggactttcttcccggaccagaaagtgaccattggggatgttgaaatgcctatcgtgatccttggggacccagcctaccccttaatgccatggctcatgaagccatacacaggcagcctggacagtactcaggacctgttcaactacaggctgagcaagtgccgaatggtggtggaatgtgcatttggacgtttaaaagcgcgctggcgcagcttactgactcgctcagacctcagcgaaaagaatatccccattgttattgctgcttgctgtgcgctccacaatatctgtgagagtaagggggagacctttatggcggggtgggaggttgaggcaactcacctggccgctgattacgcgcagccagacaccaggacggttagaggagcacagcagggcgcggtgcgcatcagagaagctttgaaaacgagttttgtgactggccaggctactgtgtga